In one window of Balaenoptera musculus isolate JJ_BM4_2016_0621 chromosome 10, mBalMus1.pri.v3, whole genome shotgun sequence DNA:
- the LOC118902252 gene encoding apolipoprotein L6-like — MNTDLMPQNLLDNQAGKACKAGVGLQRDEDDILPYEDVKWQDSDLSAEERIFLEEFPILKGELEVGIRKLRALADHVDTTHRTLTKTSMVANSIAVVSGAMSILGLVLAPAIAGGSLVLSAAGRVLGKAGEVTSILTNVLERFHSQEAQAYVGSLMPTRGHALPWLWRAGAAYVVAAGGVVQNCDSTIKDIQRSIRAFQIARAHPRLATAAKSLLTTGQVSARRSRQVQRAFEGTTLVMKTKARLLGTAMAGFSLSVGLASLLKDWKQLKEGATSELAEELRAQAWELERKLAEFTQCYESLQQKKLSQEKKPVSSSSEETMGTVPLPPARRGKAGSQGTGED, encoded by the exons ATGAACACGGATTTGATGCCACAGAATCTGCTGGACAACCAGGCAGGGAAAGCATGCAAAGCTGGTGTCGGTTTGCAAAG GGACGAAGATGACATTCTTCCATATGAAGATGTGAAGTGGCAAGATAGTGACCTGTCAgctgaagaaagaatatttttggaagagtttcccATCTTGAAAGGGGAGCTGGAAGTAGGCATCAGAAAGCTCCGTGCCCTTGCGGACCACGTCGACACGACCCACAGAACACTCACCAAGACCAGCATGGTGGCCAATTCCATTGCTGTGGTCTCAGGAGCCATGAGCATCCTGGGCTTGGTCCTCGCTCCGGCAATAGCAGGAGGAAGCCTGGTACTCTCTGCTGCTGGTAGAGTTTTGGGGAAAGCAGGGGAGGTCACCAGCATCTTGACCAACGTTTTGGAACGCTTTCACAGTCAAGAAGCCCAAGCTTATGTCGGTAGCCTAATGCCCACCCGTGGCCATGCTCTCCCGTGGCTCTGGAGAGCTGGGGCAGCCTATGTCGTGGCTGCCGGAGGGGTGGTCCAGAATTGTGACAGCACCATCAAGGATATCCAGAGGAGCATCCGTGCCTTTCAGATAGCCAGGGCCCACCCGCGCCTGGCCACTGCTGCCAAGAGTCTCCTGACCACTGGCCAAGTCTCAGCCCGAAGGAGCAGGCAGGTGCAAAGGGCTTTTGAAGGTACCACGCTGGTGATGAAGACAAAAGCTCGCTTGCTGGGTACCGCAATGGCTGGCTTCTCCCTCAGCGTGGGCTTGGCCTCCCTCCTGAAAGACTGGAAGCAGCTGAAGGAGGGAGCGACATCCGAGCTTGCGGAAGAGCTGAGGGCACAGGCTTGGGAGCTGGAAAGGAAGCTGGCAGAGTTCACCCAGTGCTATGAGAGCCTGCAGCAGAAG aaACTCTCCCAAGAAAAAAAGCCTGTGAGCTCCTCTTCGGAAGAAACCATGGGGACTGTACCTCTGCCGCCAGCCAGGCGTGGGAAAGCAGGATCCCAGGGGACAGGAGAGGATTAA